The Streptomyces sp. CC0208 genome window below encodes:
- a CDS encoding amino acid permease has protein sequence MLDQGAPPRQRTPQATGLGARLMRRKPVERLVAEGGQGEGGALRRSLGLWQLTMISIGATLGTGIFVVLGEAVPKAGPAVTLSFVIAGLTALFSALSYAELAGTIPVAGSSYSYAYATMGELIAWICGWCLVLEYGVSVAAVAVGWGEYLNELLDGTIGVTIPDALSAPPGDGGVFNLPALIVVLLAMAFLLGGARESARANTVMVVVKMAALVLFCAIGVQGFRSGNYEHFMPLGMAGVSAAGATLFFSYIGFDAASTAGEEAKNAQRDLPRAIMLSLVIVTALYVLVAAVAVGAKPWQHFNDSEAALAQIMREVTGQSFWGTLLAFCAVIAIASVVLTVLYGQTRILFAMSRDGLVPKVFARVHPKTGAPRANTVIVSLFCGVLAAAIPLGQLADATSIGTLFAFALVNIAVVVLRRTRPDMPRTFRVPLSPVFPALGFGFCVWMMGSLSTVTWVVFGVWMAVGLVFYFVYGHRRSRLATPES, from the coding sequence GTGCTCGACCAAGGCGCACCCCCGCGACAGCGCACCCCACAGGCGACGGGGCTCGGCGCACGCCTCATGCGGCGCAAGCCGGTGGAACGCCTCGTCGCCGAGGGCGGCCAGGGCGAGGGAGGGGCCCTCAGGCGCTCGCTCGGACTGTGGCAGCTGACGATGATCAGCATCGGCGCCACCCTCGGCACCGGCATCTTCGTCGTCCTCGGTGAGGCGGTCCCCAAGGCCGGCCCGGCCGTCACCCTCTCCTTCGTGATCGCCGGCCTCACCGCCCTGTTCTCGGCCCTCTCCTACGCCGAGCTCGCGGGCACCATCCCGGTCGCCGGGTCCTCGTACTCGTACGCGTACGCAACCATGGGCGAACTGATCGCCTGGATCTGCGGCTGGTGCCTGGTCCTGGAGTACGGCGTCTCGGTCGCCGCCGTGGCCGTCGGCTGGGGCGAGTACCTCAACGAGCTGCTCGACGGGACCATCGGCGTCACCATCCCGGACGCACTGTCCGCCCCGCCCGGCGACGGCGGTGTCTTCAACCTGCCGGCGCTGATCGTCGTCCTCCTCGCGATGGCCTTCCTGCTCGGCGGCGCCCGCGAGTCGGCCCGCGCCAACACCGTCATGGTGGTCGTGAAGATGGCCGCGCTGGTGCTGTTCTGCGCGATCGGCGTCCAGGGCTTCCGCTCGGGCAACTACGAGCACTTCATGCCCCTCGGGATGGCGGGCGTCAGCGCGGCCGGTGCCACGCTCTTCTTCTCGTACATCGGCTTCGACGCCGCCTCCACCGCCGGCGAGGAGGCGAAGAACGCCCAGCGCGACCTGCCGCGGGCGATCATGCTGTCGCTGGTCATCGTGACCGCGCTGTACGTCCTGGTCGCGGCCGTCGCGGTGGGCGCGAAGCCCTGGCAGCACTTCAACGACTCGGAGGCCGCGCTCGCCCAGATCATGCGCGAGGTCACCGGACAGAGCTTCTGGGGCACCCTGCTGGCGTTCTGCGCGGTCATCGCCATCGCGAGCGTCGTCCTGACCGTCCTCTACGGCCAGACGCGCATCCTCTTCGCGATGTCCCGGGACGGACTGGTGCCCAAGGTCTTCGCCCGGGTCCACCCGAAGACCGGCGCGCCCCGCGCCAACACGGTGATCGTGTCCCTGTTCTGCGGGGTGCTGGCCGCGGCGATCCCGCTCGGCCAGCTCGCCGACGCCACCAGCATCGGCACGCTCTTCGCCTTCGCCCTGGTCAACATCGCCGTGGTCGTGCTGCGCCGGACCCGTCCCGACATGCCCCGCACCTTCCGCGTCCCGCTCTCGCCGGTCTTCCCGGCGCTCGGCTTCGGCTTCTGCGTGTGGATGATGGGCAGCCTGTCCACCGTCACCTGGGTGGTCTTCGGGGTCTGGATGGCCGTGGGACTCGTGTTCTACTTCGTATACGGCCATCGCCGTTCCCGACTCGCAACACCCGAAAGCTGA
- a CDS encoding ABC transporter permease subunit: MTATAVRVDTAPAARTKRRRRSLGWVAVVPLLAFVAVAFGLPALAMLDGAFTAKDPATGATSYTLDNLTTSLKGAYLTALLGSVKLSAVSAALGTLVGLPLAQAVVSSRFRALREAVLTASGVLANFGGVPLAFAFVATLGNAGVLTRHFGLTDKGWDLYSFWGLVIVYLYFLIPLMVLTVTPALDGLRVQWREAAQNNGATGVQYWRFVALPVLLPTLLGGFVLLFGSAFAAYATAAAMVGSSIPLVTLQIADAISGNVLVGQENVALALSLDMVLVAGLVMAVYLPLQRRSARWLA, from the coding sequence ATGACGGCCACTGCCGTACGGGTGGACACGGCGCCCGCCGCTCGCACCAAGCGGCGGCGCCGGTCCCTCGGCTGGGTCGCGGTCGTCCCGCTGCTCGCGTTCGTCGCGGTCGCCTTCGGGCTGCCCGCGCTCGCCATGCTCGACGGCGCCTTCACCGCCAAGGACCCGGCCACCGGGGCGACTTCGTACACCCTCGACAACCTGACCACCTCCCTCAAGGGTGCGTATCTCACCGCGCTGCTCGGCAGCGTGAAGCTGTCCGCGGTGTCCGCCGCGCTCGGCACTCTGGTCGGACTGCCGCTCGCCCAGGCCGTGGTGTCCTCCCGCTTCCGCGCCCTGCGCGAGGCCGTGCTCACCGCGTCCGGGGTGCTCGCCAACTTCGGCGGCGTCCCGCTGGCCTTCGCCTTCGTCGCCACCCTCGGCAACGCCGGTGTGCTGACCCGCCACTTCGGCCTCACCGACAAGGGCTGGGACCTCTACAGCTTCTGGGGCCTGGTCATCGTCTACCTGTACTTCCTGATCCCGCTCATGGTCCTCACCGTCACCCCCGCCCTGGACGGGCTGCGCGTCCAGTGGCGCGAGGCCGCGCAGAACAACGGGGCGACGGGCGTGCAGTACTGGCGGTTCGTCGCCCTGCCCGTCCTGCTGCCCACGCTGCTCGGCGGATTCGTGCTGCTCTTCGGCAGTGCCTTCGCCGCGTACGCCACCGCCGCCGCGATGGTGGGCAGCTCGATCCCGCTGGTCACCCTCCAGATAGCCGACGCGATCTCCGGCAACGTGCTCGTCGGCCAGGAGAACGTGGCGCTCGCCCTCAGCCTCGACATGGTCCTGGTCGCGGGCCTGGTCATGGCCGTGTACCTGCCCCTTCAGCGAAGGAGCGCCCGATGGCTCGCCTGA
- a CDS encoding ABC transporter ATP-binding protein, producing MPETAATVEFRGLRREFGPTVALDGLDLSVEPGELLALLGPSGCGKTTALRMLAGFEHPDAGEVLVDGEDVTRVPAHRRDAGMVFQSYSLFPHLDTLDNVAFGLRMRKVRTSERRARAAELLELVGLADKGGRFPHQLSGGQQQRVALARALALRPRVLLLDEPLSALDAKVRLSLREEIRRLQQELGITTLFVTHDQEEALSMADRVAVMHAGRLEQCAPPSELYGRPATPFVAEFVGTMSRIPGRLADGTVDVLGQRLPVDGPVPSATEVDVLVRPEAVRVRPEADGKSRVVATSFLGAAVRVTVRLADGTEVKADLAAHEAAELTAGAVVSVSLPERPVLVVERTR from the coding sequence ATGCCTGAAACAGCTGCAACCGTAGAATTCCGGGGACTCAGGCGGGAGTTCGGCCCGACCGTCGCCCTCGACGGACTCGACCTGAGCGTCGAGCCCGGTGAACTGCTGGCCCTGCTCGGCCCGTCCGGCTGCGGCAAGACCACCGCCCTGCGCATGCTCGCCGGCTTCGAGCACCCCGACGCCGGCGAGGTGCTGGTGGACGGCGAGGACGTGACCCGAGTGCCGGCCCACCGCCGGGACGCCGGGATGGTCTTCCAGTCGTACAGCCTCTTCCCGCATCTCGACACGCTTGACAACGTGGCCTTCGGACTGCGGATGCGCAAGGTGCGCACGTCCGAACGGCGGGCCAGGGCCGCCGAGTTGCTGGAACTCGTCGGGCTAGCCGACAAGGGCGGCCGGTTCCCGCACCAGCTCTCCGGCGGCCAGCAGCAGCGGGTCGCGCTGGCCCGCGCGCTCGCCCTGCGCCCGCGTGTGCTGCTCCTCGACGAGCCCCTGTCGGCACTGGACGCCAAGGTGCGGCTCAGCCTCCGCGAGGAGATCCGGCGGCTCCAGCAGGAGCTCGGCATCACCACCCTGTTCGTCACCCACGACCAGGAGGAGGCCCTGTCCATGGCGGACCGGGTCGCCGTGATGCACGCCGGCCGGCTCGAACAGTGCGCGCCGCCCAGCGAGTTGTACGGCCGTCCCGCGACCCCCTTCGTCGCCGAGTTCGTCGGCACGATGAGCCGTATCCCGGGACGTCTCGCCGACGGCACGGTCGACGTGCTCGGGCAGCGGCTGCCGGTCGACGGCCCGGTGCCGTCCGCCACCGAGGTCGACGTGCTGGTGCGTCCTGAGGCCGTGCGGGTGCGGCCCGAGGCCGACGGGAAGTCCCGCGTGGTCGCCACGTCCTTCCTGGGCGCGGCCGTCCGCGTCACCGTCCGGCTCGCCGACGGCACCGAGGTCAAGGCCGACCTGGCCGCGCACGAGGCCGCCGAGCTCACCGCCGGCGCCGTGGTGAGCGTGTCGCTGCCCGAGCGGCCGGTGCTGGTGGTGGAACGCACCCGCTGA
- a CDS encoding GuaB1 family IMP dehydrogenase-related protein, which produces MRFLNDIQPPYDLTYDDVFMVPSRSAVGSRQGVDLSAPDGTGTTIPLVVANMTAIAGRRMAETVARRGGLVVIPQDIPIEVVTEVVSWVKSRHLVLDTPIVLAPHQTVADALALLPKRAHNAGVVVDEEGRPVGVVTDRDLSGVDRFTQLAEVMSRDLLLLDADIDPREAFNRLDAANRRYAPAVDRDGRLAGILTRKGALRATLYTPAVDAQGRLRIAAAVGINGDFAEKAKQLLDAGVDTLVIDTAHGHQESMITAIRTVRALDPQVPIVAGNIVAAEGVRDLIEAGADIIKVGVGPGAMCTTRMMTGVGRPQFSAVLECAAEAKKYGKHVWADGGVRHPRDVAMALAAGASNVMIGSWFAGTYESPGDLQQDASGRLYKESFGMASARAVRNRTSEESAYDRARKALFEEGISTSRMFLDPARPGVEDLIDSIIAGVRSSCTYAGAGSLEEFAENAVVGIQSAAGYAEGKPLHASWS; this is translated from the coding sequence GTGCGTTTCCTCAACGACATCCAGCCCCCGTACGACCTGACGTACGACGACGTCTTCATGGTCCCGAGCCGCAGTGCCGTGGGCTCGCGGCAGGGCGTGGACCTCAGCGCCCCGGACGGCACGGGCACCACGATTCCGCTGGTCGTCGCCAACATGACCGCCATCGCCGGACGCCGTATGGCCGAGACCGTGGCCCGGCGCGGTGGCCTCGTGGTCATCCCGCAGGACATCCCGATCGAGGTCGTCACCGAGGTCGTCTCCTGGGTGAAGAGCCGCCACCTCGTCCTGGACACCCCGATCGTGCTGGCCCCGCACCAGACCGTCGCCGACGCGCTGGCCCTGCTGCCCAAGCGCGCGCACAACGCCGGTGTGGTCGTCGACGAGGAGGGCCGCCCCGTCGGAGTCGTCACCGACCGGGACCTGTCCGGGGTCGACCGCTTCACCCAGCTCGCCGAGGTCATGTCCCGCGATCTGCTGCTGCTCGACGCGGACATCGACCCGCGTGAGGCCTTCAACCGCCTCGACGCGGCCAACCGGCGCTACGCCCCCGCCGTGGACCGGGACGGCCGTCTCGCCGGCATCCTCACCCGCAAGGGCGCCCTGCGCGCCACGCTGTACACGCCTGCCGTCGACGCGCAGGGCAGGCTGCGCATCGCGGCCGCCGTGGGCATCAACGGGGACTTCGCGGAGAAGGCCAAGCAGCTGCTCGACGCGGGCGTCGACACGCTCGTCATCGACACCGCGCACGGCCACCAGGAGTCGATGATCACCGCGATCCGGACGGTGCGGGCGCTCGACCCGCAGGTCCCGATCGTGGCCGGCAACATCGTGGCCGCCGAGGGCGTGCGGGACCTGATCGAGGCCGGCGCGGACATCATCAAGGTCGGTGTGGGTCCCGGCGCCATGTGCACCACCCGCATGATGACCGGGGTCGGCCGGCCGCAGTTCTCGGCGGTCCTGGAGTGCGCCGCCGAGGCGAAGAAGTACGGCAAGCACGTGTGGGCCGACGGCGGGGTCCGGCACCCGCGTGACGTCGCCATGGCGCTGGCCGCCGGCGCGTCCAACGTGATGATCGGGTCGTGGTTCGCGGGCACCTACGAGTCGCCGGGCGACCTCCAGCAGGACGCGAGCGGACGGCTCTACAAGGAGTCCTTCGGCATGGCGTCCGCGCGGGCGGTGCGCAACCGCACGTCGGAGGAGTCGGCGTACGACCGGGCCCGCAAGGCGCTGTTCGAGGAGGGCATCTCGACCTCCCGGATGTTCCTGGACCCGGCCCGTCCGGGCGTCGAGGACCTGATCGACTCGATCATCGCGGGCGTCCGCTCCTCGTGCACCTACGCCGGCGCGGGCTCCCTGGAGGAGTTCGCCGAGAACGCGGTCGTGGGCATCCAGAGCGCGGCCGGTTATGCGGAGGGCAAGCCGCTGCACGCCAGCTGGAGCTGA
- a CDS encoding extracellular solute-binding protein — protein MTVSLPRTAAAGVLATLAALALSACGAAPDTASTTADGKNAATATSAADFGGMDKLVAAAKKEGTLNAIALPRDWANYGALIDGFQKKYGIKISVENPDGSSQDEINAVTSRKGQNRAPDVLDLGSSFAISAAQQGLLAPYKVASYDDIPTGQKDAQARWYNDYGGYISIGCDAKRVKTCPTTFADLLKPQYKGQVALNGNPTKSGSAFGGVYAAALANGGSFDDIQPGLDFFAKLKKNGNYTPVESTPATVEKGETPISIDWDYLNAGYADEFKSKGVDWKVTVPSDGQFSQYYSQAVNKGAPHPAAARLWQEYLYSAEGQNLWLGGYARPALMTAMDKAGTLDKAAAAKLPEVTGTPKFPTEAQQDKAKTVLGQGWAKAVSG, from the coding sequence GTGACCGTGTCCCTGCCGAGAACCGCCGCCGCCGGTGTTCTCGCCACCCTCGCCGCCCTCGCCCTGAGCGCCTGTGGCGCCGCCCCCGACACCGCGTCGACCACCGCTGACGGCAAGAACGCCGCCACCGCCACCTCCGCCGCCGACTTCGGCGGCATGGACAAGCTGGTCGCCGCGGCCAAGAAGGAGGGCACGCTCAACGCCATCGCGCTGCCCCGCGACTGGGCCAACTACGGCGCCCTCATCGACGGCTTCCAGAAGAAGTACGGCATCAAGATCTCCGTCGAGAACCCCGACGGCTCCAGCCAGGACGAGATCAACGCCGTGACCTCGCGCAAGGGACAGAACCGGGCGCCCGACGTCCTCGACCTCGGCAGCTCCTTCGCGATCAGCGCCGCCCAGCAGGGCCTGCTCGCGCCCTACAAGGTGGCCTCGTACGACGACATCCCGACAGGGCAGAAGGACGCGCAGGCCCGCTGGTACAACGACTACGGCGGCTACATCTCCATCGGCTGCGACGCCAAGCGCGTCAAGACCTGCCCCACCACCTTCGCCGACCTCCTCAAGCCGCAGTACAAGGGCCAGGTCGCCCTCAACGGCAACCCCACCAAGTCCGGTTCGGCCTTCGGCGGGGTCTACGCGGCCGCGCTCGCGAACGGCGGCTCCTTCGACGACATCCAGCCCGGCCTCGACTTCTTCGCCAAGCTGAAAAAGAACGGCAACTACACGCCCGTCGAGTCGACCCCGGCCACCGTCGAGAAGGGCGAGACGCCGATCAGCATCGACTGGGACTACCTGAACGCCGGGTACGCCGACGAGTTCAAGTCCAAGGGCGTCGACTGGAAGGTCACGGTCCCGAGCGACGGCCAGTTCTCGCAGTACTACTCCCAGGCCGTCAACAAGGGCGCCCCGCACCCCGCGGCCGCTCGCCTGTGGCAGGAGTACCTCTACAGCGCCGAGGGCCAGAACCTCTGGCTGGGGGGCTACGCCCGCCCGGCCCTGATGACCGCCATGGACAAGGCCGGCACCCTCGACAAGGCCGCCGCGGCCAAGCTGCCCGAGGTCACCGGAACGCCCAAGTTCCCGACCGAGGCCCAGCAGGACAAGGCCAAGACGGTCCTCGGACAGGGCTGGGCGAAGGCCGTCTCCGGATGA
- a CDS encoding barstar family protein: MTARAVTLDLDGVTDKAGLMDRCARDLRLPDWFGRNWDALADVLSDPGLWSENSGDGDGDGDGVGVGEETVVVVRHWDRYAKARPDEWATAREVFAQASALTVALALGDSS; the protein is encoded by the coding sequence ATGACGGCACGCGCGGTCACGCTGGACCTCGACGGGGTCACGGACAAGGCGGGCCTGATGGACCGCTGCGCCCGGGACCTGCGGCTGCCGGACTGGTTCGGCCGCAACTGGGACGCGCTGGCCGACGTCCTCTCCGACCCGGGCCTGTGGTCCGAGAACTCCGGCGACGGCGACGGCGACGGCGACGGCGTCGGCGTCGGGGAGGAGACCGTCGTGGTCGTACGGCACTGGGACCGGTACGCCAAGGCGAGGCCCGACGAGTGGGCGACCGCGCGCGAGGTGTTCGCGCAGGCGTCCGCGCTCACCGTGGCGCTCGCGCTTGGAGATTCGTCCTAG
- a CDS encoding GNAT family N-acetyltransferase, giving the protein MEITVCRSGDVALLDRYLGSPGATSFRARRFARQEAGECTYLVAWLDGRPVGHTELRWIGCAAPEVTLHCPEIGGLAVWPEELRSRGIGTELIRAAEELARERGLTTVGIGVGKDNPRAAALYARLGYRPVTDYLDRYTYEDHDGTIRECVDACVFLVRELPSGRLDVKRA; this is encoded by the coding sequence ATGGAGATCACCGTCTGCCGGAGCGGTGATGTCGCGCTGCTCGACCGGTACCTGGGTTCGCCGGGAGCCACGTCGTTCCGTGCCCGGCGGTTCGCGCGGCAGGAGGCGGGGGAGTGCACCTACCTCGTCGCGTGGCTGGACGGGCGGCCCGTGGGGCACACGGAGCTGCGCTGGATCGGCTGCGCGGCGCCCGAGGTCACCCTGCACTGCCCCGAGATCGGCGGCCTCGCCGTGTGGCCCGAGGAACTGCGCTCGCGGGGCATCGGCACCGAGCTGATCCGGGCCGCCGAGGAACTGGCCCGGGAGCGGGGTCTGACGACCGTGGGCATCGGGGTCGGCAAGGACAATCCGCGCGCGGCCGCCCTGTACGCACGGCTCGGCTACCGGCCGGTCACCGACTACCTGGACCGCTACACGTACGAGGACCACGACGGCACGATCCGTGAGTGCGTCGACGCCTGCGTGTTCCTCGTCCGGGAACTCCCGTCAGGCCGTCTTGACGTCAAGCGTGCTTGA
- a CDS encoding GntR family transcriptional regulator, with protein MGARHEEIADELRRAIDREEYTVGSLLPAETDLAAHYGVSRGTIRQAVAALTAEGLIGSRQGARRVVLASRRSQSFAELRSFAEWARAMGRAATGQVVAQEYRPATKEDSVRLQLAVGTPVLHVLRVRGLDGEPVLLERTVYADWISPTVEAIEPECPSVTQRLYDDTGLVFAYGEHVIDAVAAGARDAELLGVRRTSPLLRVRRVTTTREGRPVEWSDDRYRSDAVSFSVHNSIGNNALARKTAD; from the coding sequence ATGGGGGCGCGACACGAGGAGATCGCCGACGAACTGCGCCGGGCGATCGACCGCGAGGAGTACACCGTCGGCAGTCTGCTGCCCGCGGAGACGGACCTCGCGGCCCACTACGGCGTCTCACGCGGCACGATCCGCCAGGCGGTCGCGGCGCTGACGGCCGAGGGGCTCATCGGCTCCCGCCAGGGCGCCCGCCGCGTGGTCCTCGCCAGCCGCCGCAGTCAGAGCTTCGCCGAACTGCGGAGCTTCGCCGAGTGGGCCCGGGCGATGGGGCGTGCGGCGACGGGCCAGGTGGTCGCACAGGAGTACCGTCCGGCCACCAAGGAGGACTCGGTACGCCTCCAACTTGCCGTCGGGACACCGGTGTTGCACGTCCTGCGGGTGCGCGGCCTGGACGGCGAACCGGTGTTGCTGGAGCGGACGGTGTACGCCGACTGGATCTCCCCGACCGTCGAGGCCATCGAGCCCGAGTGCCCCTCGGTCACCCAACGCCTGTACGACGACACGGGGTTGGTGTTCGCCTACGGGGAGCACGTCATCGACGCGGTGGCCGCGGGGGCGCGGGACGCGGAGCTGCTGGGCGTCCGCCGGACCAGCCCGCTCCTGAGGGTCCGGCGGGTGACCACGACCCGTGAGGGCCGACCGGTGGAGTGGTCGGACGACCGCTACCGTTCGGACGCGGTGAGTTTCAGCGTGCACAACTCGATCGGGAACAATGCGCTGGCCAGGAAGACCGCCGACTGA
- a CDS encoding ABC transporter permease subunit, whose amino-acid sequence MARLNLWRWGVLGLAGLYFLVPLAASVVFTVDVPGQGITFDAYTQIFSTDGFVSALLLSLELALATIAVVLLLMVPAMVALRLGAPRLRPVVEVVCSLPLVVPPIAFVAGIGTVLKWGPDHLSRTPLFETFVAIQNPDFPFVLVLAYVVMALPFVYRALDAGLRAVDVRTLVEAARSCGAGWPQALVQAVLPNLRGALLNASFLTLALVLGEFTVAQLLGFRPFAVWIVNVSGSQAQLSVAVSVLSLLVTWVLLLVLAGFGGRTRPTSRG is encoded by the coding sequence ATGGCTCGCCTGAACCTGTGGCGGTGGGGCGTGCTCGGCCTCGCCGGGCTGTACTTCCTGGTGCCGCTCGCCGCGTCCGTCGTCTTCACCGTCGACGTGCCGGGCCAGGGGATCACCTTCGACGCCTACACCCAGATCTTCTCCACGGACGGATTCGTCTCCGCCCTGCTGCTCTCGCTGGAACTCGCCCTCGCCACCATCGCCGTCGTGCTGCTGCTGATGGTGCCCGCCATGGTCGCGCTGCGGCTGGGCGCGCCCCGGCTCAGGCCGGTCGTCGAGGTGGTGTGCTCGCTGCCGCTGGTCGTCCCGCCGATCGCCTTCGTCGCGGGTATCGGCACGGTCCTCAAGTGGGGGCCCGACCACCTCTCCCGCACCCCGCTGTTCGAGACCTTCGTGGCGATCCAGAACCCCGACTTCCCCTTCGTCCTGGTCCTGGCCTACGTGGTGATGGCGCTGCCCTTCGTCTACCGGGCCCTGGACGCGGGACTGCGCGCGGTCGACGTCCGCACCCTCGTCGAGGCCGCCCGCAGCTGCGGTGCCGGCTGGCCGCAGGCCCTCGTCCAGGCCGTACTGCCCAATCTGCGCGGCGCCCTCCTCAACGCCTCCTTCCTCACCCTGGCCCTGGTGCTCGGCGAGTTCACCGTGGCCCAACTGCTGGGCTTCAGGCCGTTCGCCGTGTGGATCGTCAACGTCAGCGGCTCGCAGGCCCAGTTGTCCGTCGCCGTGTCCGTGCTCAGCCTGCTCGTGACGTGGGTGCTGCTCCTCGTCCTGGCCGGCTTCGGCGGCCGTACCCGTCCTACCTCCCGGGGATGA
- a CDS encoding Lrp/AsnC family transcriptional regulator, which produces MLNDLDERIVHALAEDARRSYADIGQIVGLSAPAVKRRVDRLRATGAITGFTVRVDPAALGWETEGFVEIYCRRNTSPETIQRGLERYQEVVAASTVTGEADAVVQVFASDMRHFERVLERIAGEPFVERTKSVLVLSPLLRRFSSGSPT; this is translated from the coding sequence GTGCTGAACGATCTCGACGAACGCATCGTGCACGCCCTCGCCGAGGACGCCCGCCGCTCCTACGCGGACATCGGGCAGATCGTCGGCCTGTCCGCGCCCGCCGTGAAACGGCGCGTGGACCGGCTGCGTGCCACCGGGGCCATCACCGGATTCACCGTACGGGTGGACCCGGCGGCCCTCGGCTGGGAAACCGAGGGGTTCGTCGAGATCTACTGCCGGCGCAACACCTCGCCGGAGACCATCCAGCGGGGCCTGGAGCGCTACCAGGAGGTCGTGGCCGCCTCCACCGTCACCGGCGAGGCGGACGCGGTCGTGCAGGTCTTCGCCTCCGACATGCGGCACTTCGAACGCGTCCTGGAGCGGATCGCGGGCGAGCCGTTCGTGGAGCGGACCAAGTCGGTTCTGGTCCTCTCGCCCCTGCTGCGCCGCTTCTCCTCGGGCTCGCCCACCTGA
- a CDS encoding ribonuclease domain-containing protein, which produces MLLRFVSRMLLCVLFLTGCSATDTDPSPGGGLATVQASELPAEARQTLQLIDRGGPFPYAKDGAVFGNFERLLPAHQRGYYHEYTVPTPGSRDRGARRIVTGQGGEVYYTDDHYDSFRAVLR; this is translated from the coding sequence ATGCTGCTGCGGTTCGTCTCCCGAATGCTTCTGTGCGTGCTGTTCCTGACGGGGTGTTCGGCCACCGACACCGATCCGTCGCCGGGCGGGGGCCTGGCCACCGTCCAGGCGTCGGAGCTCCCGGCCGAGGCCCGGCAGACCCTCCAGCTCATCGACAGGGGCGGTCCGTTCCCGTACGCCAAGGACGGCGCCGTCTTCGGGAACTTCGAGCGGCTGCTGCCCGCCCACCAACGCGGTTACTACCACGAGTACACCGTCCCCACGCCGGGCTCGCGCGACCGCGGAGCCCGGCGGATCGTCACCGGGCAGGGCGGCGAGGTCTACTACACCGATGATCACTACGACTCGTTCAGGGCGGTACTGAGATGA